One region of Chlamydia psittaci 6BC genomic DNA includes:
- a CDS encoding MBL fold metallo-hydrolase gives MEKGVRGDVSSGKLTFLGSGNPEGIPVAFCPCEMCKGKHIRRLRSSVLIEWAGKHILIDVGPDFRQQMLENNIEKLDGVFLTHPHYDHIGGMDDLRVWYVLHQQSLPVVLSSFTYKYLCKAREHLVLPPDRDASLSAALNFTILNEDYGESTFLDLPFTYVTYHQKSCEVMGYRFGNLAYLTDMNRYDHKIFSYLSGVDTLILSVSSTRPPQAFAGLGYAHLTMSQAEDFASLVGAKKLIFTHISHHLQKELVDYPNKLWAYDGMEVSWSFVR, from the coding sequence GTGGAAAAAGGTGTACGCGGAGATGTTTCATCAGGTAAATTAACCTTTTTAGGTTCAGGAAATCCCGAAGGGATTCCCGTTGCTTTTTGTCCCTGTGAGATGTGCAAGGGAAAACACATACGGCGTTTGCGTTCTTCCGTGCTGATTGAATGGGCGGGGAAGCATATTCTTATCGACGTCGGTCCCGATTTCCGTCAGCAAATGTTGGAAAATAATATTGAGAAACTTGATGGTGTATTTCTCACCCATCCTCATTATGATCATATAGGGGGTATGGATGATTTGCGTGTTTGGTATGTACTCCATCAGCAGTCTCTCCCTGTCGTTCTTTCCTCTTTTACCTATAAATATCTTTGCAAGGCGCGTGAGCATCTTGTTTTGCCTCCAGATAGAGATGCCTCGCTTTCTGCTGCTTTAAATTTTACTATTTTAAACGAAGATTATGGTGAGAGCACATTTTTGGATCTCCCTTTTACCTATGTTACCTATCATCAGAAGTCCTGTGAGGTTATGGGGTATCGTTTTGGAAATCTTGCATACCTTACTGATATGAATCGGTATGATCATAAGATTTTTAGTTATCTTTCTGGAGTGGATACTCTGATTCTCTCGGTTTCTTCTACGCGGCCTCCTCAGGCGTTTGCTGGACTAGGTTATGCACATTTGACTATGAGTCAAGCAGAGGACTTCGCTTCTCTTGTAGGCGCAAAAAAATTAATTTTTACGCATATTAGCCATCACCTGCAAAAAGAGCTGGTAGATTATCCCAATAAGTTGTGGGCTTATGATGGTATGGAAGTTTCTTGGTCGTTCGTTAGGTAG
- the glgB gene encoding 1,4-alpha-glucan branching protein GlgB, whose amino-acid sequence MVERIVNSEDVSLLISGRQSNPHKFLGIVSENSSQDRIILFRPGAHSVVVELQGNIAHAQHHHSGIFSLTAPKGTLPQDYRIYHQNGLLAHDPYAFSPLWGEVDSFLFHQGTHYKIYERMGAIPYDVQGISGVLFVVWAPHAQRVSVVGDFNFWNGLVNPLRKVSDLGVWELFIPGLEEGTLYKWEIVSASGEVLIKTDPYGKSFDAPPHAVSRVVHSDRYTWHDAQWMEKRKNREDQPLAIYEVHVGSWQWHEGKPLGYRELAKKLAAYCKEMHYTHVELLPVTEHPLNESWGYQVTGYYAPTFRYGSPEDFQFFVDHLHSENIGVILDWVPGHFPTDGFALAHFDGEALYESIEHKEPLHPHWHTYTFDYRCNEVVNFLLGSALFWLDKMHIDGLRVDAVTSMLYLDYGRQEGEWSPNIYGGRENLDAIEFLKHLNSVVHREFPGVWTFAEESTDFPNVTKPVAQGGLGFDYKWNLGWMHDTFRYIQVDPMFRSYHHNDLTFSLWYAFNERYLLPLSHDEVVHGKGSLLQKMPGDNPWTKFAHMRLLLSYHICQPGKKLLFMGGEFAQGKEWAPDSSLDWHLLDNSYHACLHRCVARMNALYCDLPYFWKGDGKQESFHWVDFKDTENNVIAYYRFAGENRSSALLCIHHFSSGYFPSYVLHCQDINTCQLLFNSDDICFGGSGKGNRQPVLCIDQHVSWGVDIELPPLATLIFYVRFVNKQSLV is encoded by the coding sequence ATGGTCGAAAGGATTGTCAACTCTGAAGACGTGTCCTTATTAATTTCTGGAAGGCAGAGTAATCCTCATAAGTTTTTAGGGATTGTTTCTGAAAACTCCTCACAGGATAGAATCATTCTCTTTCGTCCTGGGGCCCATTCTGTAGTTGTCGAACTGCAGGGAAATATAGCGCATGCACAACACCATCATTCGGGGATATTTTCTCTAACTGCTCCTAAGGGGACTCTCCCTCAGGATTATCGTATCTATCATCAAAATGGCCTATTAGCTCACGATCCTTATGCGTTTTCTCCTTTGTGGGGAGAAGTAGATTCTTTTTTATTTCATCAAGGTACGCACTATAAGATTTACGAACGTATGGGAGCGATTCCCTATGATGTTCAGGGAATTTCCGGGGTGCTTTTTGTGGTTTGGGCTCCACATGCACAACGCGTATCTGTTGTCGGTGATTTTAATTTTTGGAATGGTCTTGTTAATCCTTTGCGCAAAGTCTCTGATTTAGGAGTTTGGGAATTATTTATCCCAGGTCTTGAAGAAGGAACCCTGTATAAATGGGAAATTGTTAGCGCTTCCGGAGAGGTGCTTATCAAAACTGACCCTTATGGGAAAAGTTTTGATGCTCCTCCTCATGCAGTATCTCGCGTTGTGCATAGTGATCGCTATACATGGCATGACGCCCAGTGGATGGAAAAACGTAAAAACAGAGAAGACCAGCCTTTAGCAATTTATGAGGTGCATGTAGGTTCATGGCAGTGGCATGAGGGTAAACCTTTAGGATACCGAGAGTTAGCAAAGAAACTCGCTGCCTATTGCAAAGAGATGCATTATACGCACGTTGAGCTGTTGCCAGTTACAGAACATCCTTTAAATGAATCTTGGGGATACCAAGTAACAGGATACTACGCACCTACATTTCGGTATGGATCACCTGAAGATTTTCAGTTTTTTGTAGACCACCTTCATAGTGAAAATATCGGGGTGATTTTAGATTGGGTGCCTGGGCACTTCCCCACGGATGGCTTTGCTTTAGCTCATTTTGACGGAGAAGCCCTGTATGAATCTATAGAACATAAAGAGCCATTACACCCCCATTGGCATACGTATACTTTTGATTATCGCTGCAATGAAGTCGTGAATTTCCTTTTAGGCAGCGCTCTATTTTGGTTAGATAAAATGCACATAGATGGTTTACGTGTCGATGCTGTAACCTCGATGTTGTATTTAGATTATGGCCGTCAAGAAGGAGAGTGGTCCCCCAACATCTATGGAGGTAGAGAGAATCTCGATGCTATCGAGTTCTTGAAACACTTGAATTCTGTAGTGCATAGGGAATTCCCCGGGGTATGGACATTTGCTGAGGAATCTACAGATTTCCCGAACGTGACCAAGCCGGTCGCCCAAGGAGGGTTAGGGTTCGATTATAAATGGAACTTAGGTTGGATGCACGATACCTTTCGTTATATTCAGGTCGATCCTATGTTCCGTTCGTATCACCATAATGATCTGACCTTTAGCCTTTGGTATGCCTTTAACGAAAGGTACCTCCTTCCTCTTTCTCATGATGAGGTTGTCCATGGTAAAGGTAGCCTTTTACAAAAAATGCCTGGTGATAATCCATGGACAAAGTTTGCCCATATGCGTTTGCTGTTAAGCTATCACATATGCCAGCCGGGCAAGAAACTGCTGTTTATGGGTGGGGAATTTGCTCAAGGAAAAGAATGGGCTCCGGATAGCTCTTTAGATTGGCATCTGTTAGATAACTCCTATCACGCTTGTTTACACAGGTGCGTAGCACGGATGAATGCTTTATATTGTGACCTTCCTTATTTTTGGAAAGGAGATGGTAAGCAGGAGTCTTTCCATTGGGTAGACTTCAAAGATACTGAAAATAATGTTATAGCTTACTACAGATTTGCAGGAGAAAATCGTAGTAGCGCTTTACTGTGTATCCACCATTTTAGTTCGGGATATTTTCCTTCTTACGTTCTACATTGTCAGGACATAAATACCTGCCAACTCCTTTTTAATAGCGATGATATTTGCTTTGGGGGTTCAGGGAAAGGCAACCGTCAGCCAGTTCTTTGCATAGATCAGCATGTCTCTTGGGGGGTGGATATCGAGCTGCCCCCTCTAGCAACTTTGATTTTTTATGTTCGTTTTGTAAATAAACAATCTCTTGTTTAA
- a CDS encoding polymorphic outer membrane protein middle domain-containing protein, whose amino-acid sequence MEIKSSTLFSTCLLTSLLSCLPLFSEAYLKEIDSLPAQFLRYEQLLDPEIFSDILELQNTLNGSRVASDDCIIENYNNIACTKQITNSNGAVFSAPSFTLRNNSGDIKFIYNITNHKGGVIYTTSSCNISENSSRQYFIGNQAISIEYSEDTNTNFGGAICCNGFELTKNSGPICFAYNKARIKGGAISSDSSLKISENSSPILFLNNRSFFHARNLRSAIIKAIGGAIYCQNCEISANSAPLYLISNSSPLGGACYVNQTCTIKNNADLILFANNSSSCAFSQEDINSGGAITCAQLTIEDNPGSISFNNNSADLNGGAIYCSQLMINNSGPIQFTNNHSTWGGAILIKQNGSCTISADHGDILFTNNSGVGDSILHRNAMHCTAGITLKVGARKNYTVRFYDPIECIYSANSIIFNEQEDQQGTVLFSSKFLPSFTEHERNYTSYILNPIEIKNGVLAIEDGARAAVHKITQGKSILRLGNKAVIQTSAAAATRTASQENPAETEAENDITPSVLLPPSILPRSLTEPKQSEPSLQSADAEFQITSLALNLPSLLQKDAQPPKIWIYPVAVTKDRTTSYQEDTSSSATISGPLLLLNSDNEDPYDSLNLSSGINRVSFLYLCDNQEKKITTTDLDIQAINETDHYGYQGIWSPYWEEYTTKTNGTSPDTTNTNHRYLYADWTPTGYIPNPKYMTPLIANALWGTFYTTLSGLRTLTSSITEPNYFEMGGQGLVMATHQANRLGISGFRMESAGYSVRTTATTANNHRISLSFAQQSAHIKEKDSKNKLSSNNYFGGMLIQLPWLDESIITSASLAYNYGSHTAKHFYIEDNKKSEGDFYTHSIAGSVNCILNLNLINKDFAITPFIEVLAFRATLSSFVERGDFPRAFTLKRPLTNISLPSGLMIQWKRNAYLPTIWQAQLAYQPVVLKHYPKVLTTLLASNGTWPSLGTPNSRHAFAYKVENETMIFPYLKIFLNYQGDLSSSTFSHYLKAGSALTF is encoded by the coding sequence ATGGAAATTAAATCATCTACTCTCTTTAGCACTTGTCTTCTTACCTCTCTCTTGTCTTGTTTACCACTATTCTCAGAAGCGTATCTAAAAGAAATAGATTCTTTACCTGCCCAATTTCTCAGATATGAACAACTTCTCGATCCAGAAATATTCTCTGATATCCTAGAATTACAAAATACTCTAAATGGTTCGAGAGTTGCTTCTGATGATTGTATTATTGAGAATTATAATAACATTGCCTGTACAAAACAAATAACTAATTCAAACGGAGCTGTTTTCTCTGCACCATCCTTTACTTTAAGAAACAATAGCGGTGATATAAAATTTATCTATAATATTACAAATCATAAAGGCGGTGTTATCTATACTACAAGCAGCTGTAATATTAGTGAAAATTCATCAAGACAGTACTTCATTGGTAACCAAGCTATTTCTATCGAATATTCTGAAGACACAAATACTAACTTTGGTGGAGCTATATGCTGTAATGGATTTGAATTAACTAAAAATTCTGGTCCAATTTGCTTTGCCTATAATAAAGCAAGAATAAAAGGCGGCGCCATATCTTCAGATTCTTCATTAAAAATAAGCGAAAATTCTTCGCCTATTTTATTCTTGAATAATCGTTCTTTTTTTCATGCAAGGAACTTGCGCTCAGCAATTATAAAAGCTATAGGCGGGGCCATATACTGCCAAAATTGTGAAATCTCTGCAAACTCAGCCCCATTATACTTAATTTCTAACTCTTCTCCTCTTGGAGGAGCCTGTTATGTCAATCAAACCTGTACAATTAAAAACAATGCGGATTTGATTCTCTTCGCGAATAATTCTAGTTCATGTGCATTTTCTCAAGAAGATATTAACTCCGGGGGAGCTATTACTTGTGCACAATTAACAATAGAAGATAATCCTGGATCTATTTCCTTTAATAACAACTCTGCAGACCTTAACGGTGGAGCTATATATTGTAGTCAGTTAATGATAAACAATAGCGGCCCTATTCAATTTACTAATAATCACAGTACATGGGGCGGTGCTATACTCATTAAACAAAACGGATCTTGCACTATATCAGCAGATCATGGCGATATTCTCTTCACCAATAACTCTGGTGTTGGAGACTCCATATTGCATAGAAATGCTATGCATTGCACTGCAGGCATAACACTAAAAGTTGGTGCCAGAAAAAACTATACAGTGCGATTCTATGATCCTATTGAATGCATCTATTCAGCAAACAGTATTATCTTCAATGAGCAAGAAGATCAGCAAGGGACTGTGCTCTTCTCATCCAAGTTTCTTCCTTCTTTTACCGAACATGAAAGGAATTATACCAGCTACATACTCAACCCTATAGAAATTAAAAACGGTGTCTTGGCTATTGAAGATGGCGCCCGTGCAGCTGTTCATAAAATTACTCAAGGCAAAAGTATTTTACGTCTCGGCAATAAAGCAGTTATCCAAACTAGTGCGGCAGCTGCAACTCGAACAGCATCCCAAGAAAATCCAGCAGAAACAGAAGCTGAGAATGATATAACTCCCAGTGTCCTCCTTCCACCATCGATACTACCACGATCCCTAACAGAACCCAAGCAATCAGAACCTAGTCTACAATCCGCGGATGCTGAATTCCAAATTACGAGCCTTGCTTTAAACCTGCCTTCGCTTTTACAAAAAGATGCGCAACCTCCAAAAATTTGGATTTATCCTGTGGCGGTTACTAAGGATCGCACAACCTCGTACCAGGAAGACACAAGTTCCTCAGCGACAATTTCAGGACCCTTACTTCTCCTTAATAGCGATAATGAAGATCCTTACGATTCTTTAAATCTCTCTAGCGGAATCAATCGAGTTTCTTTCTTATACCTTTGCGATAACCAAGAGAAGAAAATTACAACTACAGATTTGGATATCCAAGCCATTAATGAAACGGATCACTATGGTTACCAAGGTATCTGGTCTCCGTATTGGGAAGAATATACAACCAAAACAAATGGAACGTCTCCTGACACCACAAATACAAACCACAGATACCTTTATGCAGATTGGACGCCTACTGGCTACATCCCTAATCCAAAATATATGACCCCGCTGATTGCTAACGCTCTCTGGGGGACGTTTTATACCACTCTTTCAGGACTACGTACGCTAACTTCTTCAATTACTGAGCCTAACTATTTCGAAATGGGCGGTCAAGGCTTAGTCATGGCTACCCACCAAGCAAATCGCTTAGGTATATCGGGATTTCGCATGGAATCCGCAGGATATTCCGTAAGAACAACAGCAACAACAGCAAATAACCACAGAATCTCTTTATCCTTCGCTCAACAATCCGCTCATATAAAAGAAAAAGATTCGAAAAATAAGCTCTCTTCAAACAACTACTTCGGAGGTATGCTCATACAGCTGCCTTGGTTAGACGAGAGTATAATTACATCAGCATCTCTAGCCTATAATTACGGATCCCATACAGCAAAACATTTCTATATCGAGGATAATAAGAAGTCCGAAGGAGATTTCTATACACACAGCATTGCAGGAAGCGTTAACTGCATCCTAAATCTAAATCTCATAAACAAAGACTTTGCAATAACTCCATTTATAGAAGTTCTGGCATTTAGAGCGACTTTGTCCAGCTTCGTAGAACGTGGTGATTTTCCTAGGGCATTCACCTTAAAGCGGCCGTTGACAAACATTTCCCTACCCTCGGGACTCATGATACAATGGAAGCGCAATGCCTACCTGCCAACAATCTGGCAAGCACAACTTGCGTATCAACCCGTCGTATTGAAGCACTACCCCAAAGTATTAACAACACTACTCGCAAGTAATGGAACATGGCCTTCCTTAGGAACGCCAAACTCACGACATGCTTTTGCATACAAAGTAGAAAACGAAACTATGATTTTCCCCTATCTGAAAATCTTTCTCAACTATCAAGGAGATCTCTCCTCTTCTACTTTCTCTCATTACCTAAAAGCAGGCAGTGCATTAACCTTTTAG
- the hflX gene encoding GTPase HflX, whose product MKKKRKEEKKSRESALGWRFSLPREEQDPSQALAVACYSGKEEQQRVEEHSEELVSLAESCDITVLETRSWILRSPSSSTYLNEGKLLEIEEILKVFPTIGTLIVDEEITASQQRNLEKRLGLVVLDRTELILEIFANRAFTAEAGLQVELARARYLLPRLKRMWGHLSRQKSGGGSGGGFVKGEGEKQIELDRRMIRERIHKLTLDLKSVEKQRKERRKAKEKRGIPSFALIGYTNSGKSTLLNLLTSAETYVEDKLFATLDPKTRRCVLPSGQRVLVTDTVGFIRKLPHTLVAAFKSTLEAALHEDVLLHVVDASHPLAFEHIETTKEILKELGVDHPKIITVLNKIDALPHGKASTKLRLLSPRAVLISAKTGEGIQNLLEAMTDVITEGFPEVTLKFSYKDYGKFTELYDAGLVLSHRRKDDILIVEAYLPQELEKRYGPFIARKRSSQKQMEDEFFV is encoded by the coding sequence ATGAAAAAAAAGAGAAAAGAAGAGAAAAAGAGTCGAGAGAGTGCTTTAGGATGGCGTTTTTCTCTTCCCCGTGAAGAGCAGGATCCTTCTCAAGCATTGGCAGTTGCTTGTTACTCAGGGAAAGAGGAGCAACAGCGTGTGGAAGAACATAGTGAAGAGCTCGTTTCTCTTGCAGAATCTTGTGATATTACGGTTTTAGAAACACGTTCATGGATTTTGCGATCCCCATCTTCTTCAACATATCTAAATGAAGGCAAGCTTTTAGAAATCGAAGAGATTTTAAAAGTATTTCCTACGATTGGCACATTGATTGTTGATGAAGAAATCACCGCATCTCAGCAGAGGAATCTAGAAAAGCGTTTAGGACTCGTGGTTTTAGATCGTACAGAGTTAATCTTAGAGATTTTTGCTAATCGAGCGTTTACTGCAGAAGCGGGACTTCAGGTAGAATTAGCACGAGCACGTTACCTTCTCCCTCGTTTAAAAAGGATGTGGGGTCACCTATCGCGTCAAAAATCCGGAGGTGGTAGTGGCGGAGGATTTGTTAAGGGAGAAGGGGAGAAGCAAATCGAACTAGATAGAAGGATGATTCGTGAAAGAATTCACAAATTAACTTTGGATCTTAAGTCGGTAGAAAAGCAAAGAAAAGAGCGGCGTAAGGCTAAAGAGAAACGGGGGATTCCTTCGTTTGCTTTGATTGGTTATACCAATTCTGGGAAAAGTACTCTGTTGAATCTTTTAACTTCTGCGGAAACTTACGTTGAGGACAAACTTTTTGCGACTTTAGATCCTAAAACACGTAGGTGTGTTCTTCCTAGTGGGCAACGTGTTCTTGTTACAGATACCGTGGGGTTTATCCGGAAATTGCCCCATACTCTTGTTGCAGCATTTAAAAGTACTTTAGAAGCTGCGTTACATGAAGATGTTTTACTTCATGTTGTGGATGCTTCGCATCCCTTAGCTTTTGAGCATATAGAAACTACAAAAGAGATTTTGAAAGAATTAGGGGTAGACCATCCTAAAATCATCACAGTGTTAAATAAGATCGATGCGCTTCCCCATGGTAAGGCATCTACCAAACTTCGTTTGCTCTCACCACGTGCTGTACTCATCTCTGCCAAAACCGGAGAGGGAATTCAAAATCTTCTTGAGGCAATGACTGATGTCATTACTGAAGGCTTTCCTGAAGTTACATTAAAATTTTCTTATAAGGATTATGGCAAGTTTACAGAGCTGTATGATGCAGGTTTGGTCTTATCGCATCGTCGTAAAGATGATATTTTAATTGTAGAAGCTTATTTACCCCAAGAGCTGGAAAAACGCTACGGGCCGTTTATTGCACGTAAACGTTCTTCTCAAAAGCAAATGGAAGATGAGTTTTTCGTTTAG
- the mtaB gene encoding tRNA (N(6)-L-threonylcarbamoyladenosine(37)-C(2))-methylthiotransferase MtaB: MTVIEVKGTFKLVCLGCRVNQYEIQSYRDQLNFLGYREITDPEVPCDLCIVNTCAVTGSAESSGRHAVRQVCRQNPDAFLVVTGCLGEADREFFNSLDRQCLLVSNKEKHLLMEKIFPSIQDLPEFRIRSFSGKSRAFIKVQDGCNSFCSYCIIPYLRGRSRSRPVQEILEEISGLVTQGYREVVIAGINVGDYQDQGKSLAYLISQVDEIPGIERIRISSIDPEDVQDDLRDILLSGKHTCHSSHLVLQSGSNAILKRMNRKYSRGDFLDCVDALRSVDPQYAFTTDVIVGFPGETDQDFEETLRIVEDVGFIKVHIFPFSPRERTKAYTFSSQLPVSVINERKKHLAHVAREVAHREQMRRIGDTLSVLVERVDGGFAYGHSSYFDMVGFPADPSEVSVNTLIDVRIESVEEDVLKGKRV; the protein is encoded by the coding sequence ATGACAGTTATAGAAGTAAAGGGAACATTTAAACTTGTTTGTTTAGGGTGTCGTGTAAATCAATATGAAATTCAGAGTTACCGCGATCAGTTAAACTTCTTAGGATACCGCGAAATCACAGATCCTGAAGTTCCATGTGATCTTTGTATTGTGAATACCTGTGCAGTTACCGGATCCGCAGAAAGCTCGGGACGTCACGCTGTACGTCAAGTTTGTCGACAAAATCCCGATGCTTTTTTAGTTGTTACTGGTTGTTTAGGAGAGGCTGATAGGGAATTTTTTAATTCTTTAGACAGACAATGTCTTCTCGTTTCTAACAAAGAAAAGCACCTGTTAATGGAAAAGATCTTCCCCTCGATTCAAGATCTTCCAGAATTTCGCATTCGTAGTTTTTCAGGGAAATCCCGAGCTTTTATCAAAGTTCAGGATGGGTGCAACTCGTTTTGTTCCTATTGTATTATCCCTTACTTACGCGGGAGGTCGCGTTCCCGTCCCGTTCAGGAAATTCTTGAGGAGATTTCTGGTCTCGTTACTCAGGGGTATCGTGAAGTTGTGATTGCTGGGATTAATGTTGGTGATTATCAAGATCAGGGAAAATCTTTAGCTTATCTTATTAGTCAGGTAGACGAGATCCCAGGTATAGAAAGAATACGGATTTCTTCTATAGATCCCGAGGATGTTCAGGACGACCTCCGTGATATATTATTATCAGGAAAGCATACGTGTCATTCTTCGCATCTTGTTTTGCAATCAGGTTCTAATGCGATTTTAAAAAGGATGAATCGGAAGTATTCACGGGGAGATTTTTTAGATTGTGTAGATGCTTTACGTTCTGTAGATCCTCAATATGCTTTCACAACAGATGTCATCGTGGGCTTCCCTGGGGAAACAGATCAGGATTTTGAAGAGACTTTGCGCATTGTAGAAGACGTGGGTTTTATTAAAGTCCATATTTTTCCTTTTAGCCCTAGAGAACGAACAAAAGCCTATACCTTTTCTTCTCAACTGCCCGTATCTGTAATTAACGAACGGAAGAAGCATCTTGCTCATGTAGCTCGAGAGGTGGCCCATAGGGAGCAGATGCGCCGTATAGGAGATACGCTTTCGGTACTTGTTGAAAGAGTTGATGGAGGATTTGCCTACGGCCATTCTTCATACTTTGATATGGTAGGTTTCCCTGCAGATCCTTCTGAGGTTTCTGTGAATACATTAATCGATGTACGTATCGAGAGTGTCGAAGAAGATGTTCTAAAAGGAAAACGTGTATGA